The sequence GCGCGGTTGATGCCCAGGATCAGCATCCGGGTCGCCAGGGCCACGTCCACGCCCTTCTCCACCCGCACCTCGCTGAGCTGGCCGCAGTGGCTGCAGCGGGTGCGCTTGTAACCGAGCGGGTACAGATGCACTTCCCAGTTGAGGACTTCCTTGAGATAGCGGTAGAAACCCATCTGGCCCTCGGACGCCTTCTCGTCCACCGAGGCGAAAAAATGCACCTGCCAGATGTCGCCGCCGCGGCGCAAATAGTCGATGAGCTTCTCCCAGTCGAGGCGCCAGCCGGCGGCCTGCTGACCGCCGAAGATGTTGGAATTGTCGATGAAGACGATGGTGCGTCCGCGATTCGATACCATTTCAGACTTCCCGGGTTGAGGTTTTGGCCAGCCGCTGGCGCAGACTTTCGTACAGCAGCACGCCGGCGGCCACCGAAAGATTGAGGCTTTCCACCCGTCCCCGCATCGGCAGCTTGATGAGAAGATCGCACGCTTCCCGGGTCAGACGCCGGAGCCCCCGGCCCTCGGCCCCCATGACCAGCGCCAGGGGACCGGACAGATCGGCCTCGAAGGCCAGCTGCTCCGCATTGCCGTCGGCCCCGTAAAGCCACAATCCGGCGGCCTTCATCTGCTCCAGGGTCCGGGCCAGATTGGTGACCCGGAACAGCGGCACGGTTTCCGCCGCCCCGCTGGCCACCTTGCACACCGTCGGCGTCAGCCCCACCGAGCGGTCCTTGGGGACGATGACGCCGGCGGCGCCGACCGCGTCACAGGTGCGCAGGCATGCCCCCAGATTGTGGGGGTCCTGCACCTGATCGAGCACCAGGAACAGGGGCGAACCGCCGCGCGCCAGCCGCTCCGCCAGGGCATCATCGTCCAATGCCCGGGGCAGGGTGACTTCGAGCACGATGCCCTGATGCTGGGAACTGCCGGCGAGGCGGTCGAGACGCTTGCGTTCGGTGTCGGCCACGGGAATCCCCAGCTCACGCAGGCGCTGGCGCAGTTCCTCCAGGCGGCGGTCGCGGCGGCCGGCGTCGAGCCAGGCGCTGCGGATGCGCTCGGGGGCGTGCTCGATGGCGGCGCGGGCCGCATGCAGCCCGTAGATGCGCGCGCTCATGCGGCGTTCTTGCGCTTGCGGCGGCGCCGCCGTGAGGCGGCCTTTTTCGGCTGCGGTTTGGCCGGCGCCAGAGGCTCGATCAGCACCAGATCGATCTTGCGCTCGTCCAGATCGACCCGCGCCACTTTCACCTTGACCACGTCACCGATGCGGTAGGTGATGTGGGTGCGCTCGCCCACCAGACAATGGCGCAGGGGATCGAAGTGGTAGAAATCCTGCCCCAGGGTGGAGATGTGCACCAGTCCTTCCACGTAGATGTCCTGAAGCTCGACGAAGAAGCCGAAAGAGGTCACCGCGGTGATGACGCCGGAGAACACCTCGCCGACCTTGTCCTGCATGTATTCGCACTTGAGCCAGGCGATCACGTCCCAGGTGGCCTCGTCGGCGCGGCGCTCGGTCATGGAGCAGTGCTCGCCGATGGTCTTGAGCTCCGGTTCCGAATAGAGGAAGTCCTTTGCTTTGCCGCCGGCCAGGGCGTGGCGGATGGCCCGGTGGACCAGCAGGTCGGGATAGCGGCGGATCGGCGAGGTGTAATGGGTGTAGGCGTCGAGGGCGAGGCCGAAGTGGCCCTTCTTCTCCGGGCTGTAGATTGCCTGCGGCAGGGTGCGCAGCAGCAGGGTCTGCACCAGATGGTAGTCGGGTCGGCCCTCGGCCGCCTTCAGCACCTGCATGTAATCGGCCGGTGACGGGGTGTCGCCGCCGGGCAGCTTGAGCCCCAGCTCGGCGAGAAACTGACGCACGTCGGCCACCTTTTCCGGATCCGGGCCGTCGTGGATGCGGCGCAGGTAGGGAACCTTCTTGCGGTCGAGAAAGCGGGCGGTGGCGGCGTTGGCGGCGATCATGCATTCCTCGATGAGCTTGTGGGCATCGGTGCGCACCACTTTCTCGAGGCGCTCGATCTTGCGGCCCTCGCCAAAGACGATCTTGTATTCGTCGGTGTCGAAATCCATCGCCCCGCGGGCTTCGCGCTGGCGCCGCAGGGCCTGATAGACGGCGTACAGTTCCTCCAGGTGGGGCAGCAGCTTCTCGTGTCTGGCCCGCACCGCCGGGTCCTTGTCCACCAGCATCGCCGCCACCTCGGTGTAGGTCAGGCGGGCGTGGGAACGCATCACCCCCTCATAGAACCTGGAGCGGGTCACCCTGCCCTCGCGGTCAACCAGCATCTCGCACACCATGCACAGGCGGTCCTCGTCAGGCACCAGGGAGCACAGGCCGTTGGAGAGCACCTCCGGCAGCATCGGGATCACCTGCTGGGGGAAGTACACCGAATTGCCGCGCTTGAGGGCCTCCTGGTCGAGGGCGCTGCCCGGCCGGACGTAGTGGGACACATCGGCGATGGCCACGATCAGGCGCCATCCCTTGGGGGTGGGGCGGCAATAGACGGCGTCGTCGAAGTCGCGGGCGTCCTCGCCGTCGATGGTGACCAGCGGCAGCTTGCGCAGATCCACCCGTCCTTCCTTGGCCGCCTCCGGTACCTCGGTGCCGAAGCGGGCCGCCTCGGCCAGCACCTCCTCGGGCCATTCGTGGGGAATGTCGAAGGCGCGGATGGCGACCTCGATCTCCATCCCCGGGGCCATGTGTTCCCCCAGCACCTCGACGATGCGGCCGATGGGCTGATTGCGCCGGGTCGGCTGCTCGACGATCTCGGCCACCACGATCTGCCCCGGCTTGGCGCCGTTCAGATAGTCCTCGGGAATCAGCACGTCGTGGGTGATGCGCTTGTTGTCCGGCACCACGTAGGCCATCCCGCGTTCGACGAACAGACGGCCGACCACCCGTTCGTGGGCCCGTTCGAGAATCCCGACGATGCTGCCTTCCTTGCGCCCGCGGCGGTCGATCCCGGTGACGCAGGCCACCACCCGGTCGCCGTGGAACACCTGACGCATCTCCCGCGGCGACAGAAAGAGATCCTCGCCGCCCTCGTCGGGCTTGAGAAAGCCGAAGCCGTCGGGATGGCCGATGACCCGGCCGCGGATGAGATCGCTCTCGTTGACCAGACAGTAACGGTCCCTGCGGTTGCGCAGCAGCTGGCCATCGCGTTCCATGGCCTTGAGACGGCGTTCCAGGGCTTCCAGATCCACCGGATCGCTCACCCCCAGCTCGGCGGCGATCTCCTCGAAGGAGAGCGGGACGCCCTTCTCCTGCAGCAGCATCAGGATCGCCTCGCGGCTGGGGATGGGACGTTCGTATTTCTTCGCCTCGCGCTCTGCGTAGGGATCCGGGATCTTGAAACGTCGGGGGCGGCCTTTGGCGGCTTCCGTTTTTTTCTTGGCGATTTTCGTATCCTTGCGGGCTCCGCTCCGGGACTTGCGCCCGGATCTGGGCGATCGTGCCATAGGCTTGCTCTTAAATCTCTGCTGAAACAAACTTGACATCTTATCACGGGGACGATATATTTTCGCCCGTCTTCGCCGAGGTGGCGGAACTGGTAGACGCGCATGGTTCAGGTCCATGTGGGGGAAACCCCGTGGAGGTTCAAGTCCTCTCCTCGGCACCAGTTTCGAAGGAACCCGATCCAGCCGGATCGGGTTTTTTTGTGTCGGTGAACATGAGGCCCTTTTCTGCGTCGAAGTGATATAGACCCATGACCACCCCCATCACCCGCACCGCCTCCGAGGAACTTGCCGGCCTGCGCCTGGACCAGGCCCTGGCCAGGCTGTTTCCCGACTATTCCCGCAGCTGTCTCAAACGCTGGATCGAGGCCGGGCGGGTGACCGTCGATGGGGAAACCAGACGCCCGCGGGACAGGCTCGCCGGCGGTGAAACCATCGAACTGTACCCGGCGGCGGAAATCCAGGCAGAAGATCTGCCCCAGGACATTCCCCTGGACATCGTGTTCGAGGACGAGGATCTGATCGTCCTTGACAAACCCGCCGGGCTGGTGGTCCATCCGGCCGCCGGTCATCACGACGGTACCCTGGTCAACGCCCTGCTCCATCACGCTCCGGAACTGGCCGAGCTGCCGCGGGCCGGCATCGTCCACCGCATCGACAAGGACACCACCGGCCTGATGGTGGTGGCCAAAAGCCTGCGCGCCCACACCTCCCTGGTGGCGCAGCTGCAGGCCCGCAGCGTCAAGCGCCGGTATCTGGCCCTGGCGCAGGGGTGGGTCACCGCCGGCGGCACCGTCAACGCCCCCATCGGCCGCCATCCGCTGGACCGCAAGCGCTTCGCCGTCACCCCCACCGGCAAGGAGGCCATCACCCACTACCGCATCGCCGAGCGTTTTCCCCACCACACCCTGCTGCGGGTATCCCTGGAGACCGGTCGCACCCATCAGATCCGCGTCCACATGGCCCACCTGCGCCATCCGCTGGTGGGCGATCCCCTGTACGGCCGCCTGCGCCTGCCGCTGGGCGCCTCGGAGGCGCTGATCCAGACATTGCGAAACTTCCGCCGCCAAGCGCTGCACGCCGAGAAGCTGACCCTGATCCATCCGGCCACGAACCGGGAGATGAGCTGGAAGGCACCTTTGCCGGACGATTTCGCCGCCTTGCTCGAAGCCTTGCGGCGCGCGTATGCCGGCGATGATGATCACGACGGAGACGGATGGGAGATGATATGGCCGACGGATTGAACTGGTTCACCCCCGACTGGCCGGCGCCGCCGGACATCCACGCCGCGGTCACCCTGCGCCACGGCGGGATCAGCACCGGGCCGTACGCCAGCTTCAACCTGGCCGCCCACGTGGGCGACGACCCTGCGGCGGTGGCCGAGAACCGCCGCCGCCTGCGGGAAGGCCTGGCCCTGCCGTCGGAGCCGGCCTGGCTGGAACAGGTCCACGGCACCGACCTGGTCCATCTCCCGCAGCCGCCCTCCCGGCCGCCCCGCGCCGACGGCAGCTACACCGCCACCGCCGGGGTTGTCTGCGCGGTGCTGACCGCCGACTGTCTGCCCGTCCTCATCACCGACGGTCTCATCGTCGCCGCCGTCCATGCCGGCTGGCGGGGGCTGGCCGCCGGGATTCTCGAACGTGCCCTGACCGAGATCCCCTGGGGCCGCCCCCCGATGGTGTGGCTGGGACCGGCCATCGGGCCGGCCGCCTTCGAGGTCGGCCCCGAGGTCCGCGACGCCTTCCTGCGCCGCTATCCCGACCTCGACACCGCCTTCTTCCCCAGGCGGGACCGTTTCCTCGCCGATCTGTACCAGATCGCCACCTACCAGCTCTACCGCCACGACCTCTACGCCGTCTTCGGCGGCCACGAATGCACCTTCAGCGCCCCGAAGCGCTATTTCTCCCATCGCCGTGACGGCGCCTGCGGCCGGCAGGCCGCCCTGATCTGGCGCAGCGCTTGAAAAAAAACCGCGCCGTCCCCACCTATACGGCGACCGACGAATTTTCACCCCCACCAACGGAAGCAAGGCATTTAACGACATGCGAATGGACAAACTGACCACCAAATTCCAGGAAGCGCTGCAGGCCGCCCAAAGCCTGGCCCTGGGGCGCGACCACCAGTTCATCGAGCCGGTCCACGTGATGATCGCGCTGCTGGAACAGGAAGGCGGCACCGTCCGCCCCCTGCTGACCAAGGCCGGCGTCGATGTCGCCAAGCTGCGCAGCGAGCTGGGCAAACTGCTCGACCGCCTGCCCACCGTGGAGGGCGCGGGCGGCGAGGTGCACCTGTCCAACGACCTGATCCGCATCCTCAACCTGATGGACAAGCTGGCCCAGAAGCGCGGCGACGAATACATCGCCAGCGAGCTGTTCGTGCTTGCCGCGGTGGAGGACAACCGCGGCCCGCTGGCCGACCTGCTGCGCCGGCTGGGCGCGACCCGCAGCCTGATCGAAAAAGCCATTGACGAAATCCGCGGAGGAGAGAAAGTGACCGACCAAGCCGCCGAAGAGACCCGCCAGGCGCTGGAAAAATACTGCATCGACCTGACCGAGAAGGCAGAGCAGGGCAAGCTCGACCCGGTCATCGGCCGTGACGAGGAAATCCGCCGCACCGTCCAGATTCTGCAGCGGCGCACCAAGAACAACCCCTGTCTGGTAGGCGATCCCGGCGTGGGCAAGACCGCCATCGTCGAAGGGCTGGCCCAGCGCATCGTCAACAAGGAAGTCCCGGAAGGATTGCGCGACAAACGCATCCTGTCCCTGGACATGGCCGCCCTGATCGCCGGCGCCAAGTTCCGCGGCGAGTTCGAGGAGCGCCTCAAAGCCGTCCTCAACGAGATCGCCAAGGCGGAAGGCAAAATCATCCTGTTCATCGACGAGATCCACACCATCGTCGGCGCCGGCAAGGCCGAGGGCGCGGTGGACGCCGGCAACATGCTCAAACCGGCCCTCGCCCGCGGCGAGCTGCACTGCATCGGCGCCACCACCCTGGACGAATACCGCAAGTACATCGAGAAGGACGCCGCCCTCGAGCGCCGCTTCCAGATGGTGCTGGTGGACGAACCCTCGGTGGAGGACACCATCGCCATCCTCCGCGGCCTCAAGGAGCGCTACGAGCTGCACCACGGGGTGGAGATCACCGACTCGGCCATCATCGCCGCCGCCACCCTGTCGCACCGCTACATCACCGACCGCAAACTGCCGGACAAGGCCATCGACCTCATCGACGAGGCCGCCGCCAAGATCCGCATGGAGATCGACTCCAAGCCGGAGGCCCTCGACCGCCTCGAACGGCGCCTGATCCAGCTCAAGATCGAGCGCGAGGCCCTGAAGAAGGAAACCGACCCCGCCTCCCAAAAACGCCTGGAGGCCCTGGAGGAGGAAATCGCCAAGCTGGAGAAGGAATACTCCGAGCTGGAGGAAGTCTGGAAGGCGGAGAAAGCCGCCCTGCAGGGCGCCCAGGCCATCAAGGAAAAACTGGAGCAGGCCCGCCTCGAGCTGGAAAACGCCAAACGCGCCGGCGACCTGCAGCGCATGGCGGAAATCCAGTACGGCGTCATCCCCCAGCTGGAGGAGCAGCTCAAGGCCGCCCAGGAGGCGGAAACCCGCGAGTTCAAGCTGCTGCGCAACAAGGTGACCGAAGAGGAGATCGCCGAGATCGTCTCCAAATGGACCGGCATCCCGGTCTCCAAGATGCTGGAAGGCGAGAAGCAGAAGCTGCTGCGCCTGGAGGAGGAACTCCACAAGCGCGTCGTCGGCCAGGACGAGGCCGTGCAGGCTGTGGCCAACGCCATCCGCCGTTCGCGCGCCGGACTGTCCGATCCCAACCGGCCGGTGGGTTCGTTCCTGTTCCTCGGCCCCACCGGGGTGGGCAAGACCGAGCTGTGCAAGGCGCTGGCGGACTTCCTGTTCGACACCGAGCGCGCCATGATCCGCATCGACATGTCGGAGTTCATGGAGAAGCACGCCGTCGCCCGTCTGATCGGGGCGCCCCCCGGCTACGTCGGCTATGAGGAGGGCGGCTATCTCACCGAGGCGGTGCGCCGCAAGCCCTATTCGGTGATCCTGTTCGACGAGGTGGAAAAGGCCCACCCGGACGTGTTCAACATCCTGCTGCAGATCCTCGACGACGGCCGCCTGACCGACAGCCACGGGCGCACGGTGGACTTCCGCAACACGGTGGTGATCATGACCTCCAACCTCGGCTCCGACCGCATCCAGGAGCTGGCCCAGGAGGGGGCCGAGTACAAGGTCATCAAGAACGAGGTGATGACCTACGTCAACCGCCACTTCCGGCCGGAGTTCGTCAACCGCATCGACGAGATCGTGGTGTTCCACCCGCTCGGCCGCGAGCACATCCACAACATCGCCCGGCTGCAGATCGCCCGCCTGCAGCAGCGGCTGGAAGAACGGGAGATGAAGCTGGAAGTCACAGAATCCGCCCTCGACATCATCGCCGAGGTGGGCTACGACCCGGTGTTCGGCGCCCGGCCCCTGCGCCGCGCCATCCAGCACCTCATCGAGGAACCGCTGGCGATGGAGATCCTCGCCGGCAAGTTCGGCCCCGGCGACACCATCGTCGCCGACGCGGAGGGCGACAAGATCGTCTTCCGCAAGGGCTAAGCCCCGCGTTGCTCGTTCAACCTGCCTTGTGCGCCCTTCGGGGCGCATTTTTTTGCCCGGCAGATGACAAAATTGTCAAAACCGGCCCACGAATAACCCGTGATTCCACCCCCGATGGCGCCGGACTCCCGCCAGCTGCTTGATTTTCAACGACTTGTAAAGTTGGCAAGGGGATTGCTTCATTCAAAGCGGACTTTCTTCCAACCCCACACAGGAGATATCGACATGATGCAACAACGCAACCAACAGGGTTTCACGCTCATCGAACTGATGATCGTGGTGGCGATCATCGGGATTTTGGCGGCGATCGCGATTCCGGCGTATCAGGACTATACAAAGAAAGCCAAAGCGGCTGAGCTTTTGAATGCAGCTGGGCCGGCAAAAGCTGCCGTTTCTGAATTTATTGTCGCCAACAATTCATTGCCAAGCAATGCAACTCAAGCTGGTTTCTCCACGGTATCCACAGATTATGTGAGCAGTGTTTCTTGGGATTCCTCTAATAATCGTATTGCAGTGGTTGGTAAAGGTGATCTTTCCGGTTTAGACATTTATCTGGCTCCCACCTTAAGCGGCGGAGCGGTGAAATGGACGTGTAGCTCCAGTGGAACGAATGCCAAATACGCCCCGGGCTCATGCAAATAATAACCCTCATCTTCGGCGGCCCCTTCGGGGGCCGCTTTTTGCTTCTGTCGCTCTTGACCCTGGCCATTTACTGGCCGGGACTGAACGGCTGGTTCGTCTTCGACGACATCGGCAATATCCTCGACCAGCCGGCGCTCCACATCAGCCACCTCGGCTGGCAAGAACTTCGGGACGCCGCCGCATCAGGGGCCGCCGGTCCCTTGAAACGCCCGCTGGCCATGGCCAGCTTTGCCGTCAACCACGCCTTGACCGGCCTGGACCCCTGGTGGTTCAAGCTCACCAACGTCTGCATCCATATTTTCAACGGACTGCTGGTCCTCTGGATCGCATGGCTGACCGCCGGCCATCTGTTCCCCTCTCTGCCGGAACGGGAACGGCGCCGCTTCGCCCTGATCGCCAGCGCGCTCTGGCTGCTCCATCCCCTGAATCTGAGCCCGGTGCTCTATGTCGTGCAGCGCATGGCCAGTCTGGCGGCGTTGTTCGTCTTCCTGGGCATCGGTTTCTATCTATACGGCAGACGCGCCCAAGGCGGCCGGCGCTGGCTCTGGATTGCTGCGGCATTCGCCTGTACCGTTCCCGCCGCTCTGAGCAAGGAGAATGGACTGCTACTGCCCGGTTTTCTTTTTCTCGTCGAATGGCTGGTCTGCGGTTTCAAAGCCCAGGCTGACGAGAGACAGGCTCTGCTCGCCGTTCATAGCCTCCTGTTCTGGCTTCCTGTCTTGGCAACCTTGTTCTATACCGCCCTCCACCCGGGCTGGATCACGAACGGCTATGCAAACCGACCGTTCGACCTGGAACAGCGCCTCATGACGGAAAGCCGCGTGCTCTGGTTCTACATTGGTCTGTTCTTGCTTCCCAACATTCAGCATATGGGCCTGTTCCACGAGGACATTCCGCTATCGAACGGTCCGCTCGATCCGCCCACGACCCTGTTGGCCATCATGGGGCTTGGCGTCCTTGTCGTTATGGCTTGGCGCCTTCGCCATCAACACCCAATCGCCTCATTGGGTATCTTCTGGTTTCTTTGGGGGCATAGCATGGAATCCAGCGTGTTCCCTTTGGAACTGATACATGAACACCGAAATTATTTGCCGCTTGTGGGATTTTGCCTTATGGCGGCCGATGGATTGCGCCTCCTATCCCGAAAGCTTTCAACCACTATCTGCACCGCCGTCACTGGGTCGATCCTGTTGGGTCTGATGATCGCCACCGCAGCCCGCGCCGCCCTATGGGGCGACACGGCCGCACAAATGCTGGTCGAAGTCCAGAATCATCCGAATTCCGCAGCCACCGCCTACGAGGCCGGACGGGTCATGTTCCGCCTGGCGGAAAACGTGGAAGGAGACGAACAGGAGAAATACCTGCAAGATGCCTTAAGGCTATTCCATAAAGCGGCTGAAAGAGGAAATATCGGCGGGCTTTATGCGAGAGTCGTCATAAAATCCAGCCTGCTGCAGGACGATGTATCAAAGGATTTGTCGGAGCTGAAACGCCGTCTGTCAGAGGGACCTCTACACGCGCACAATTTCACACTATTGCCAGCGCTGGCCAAATGTCAGCAAACAGGAAAATGCCAGCTTCCGGCAGCGGAAGTATGGTCGCTGTACGAAGCCATACGGAGGAATCCCAGGCTCTCCAGCCGCAATCGTGCCCTGATAGAAGCCAGCGCCGCCCGCTTTGCGGTCAATGCCTTACACGACTTGCCCCTGGGCTTAACGCTGGCACGTCAAGCCGCAGAAGCCTATCCAGGCAATGGCTGCGCCCGGACTACTCTGATTGCGCTTCAACTCGCGCTTCAAGAAAGAAAAAACGCTACCGTAGAATTGAACAAGGCCATTGCCGCTGGAACGAGCGAGTGCAGCGTACAGATACGACACCTTAAGGAACAGCTTGCAGCTGCCCCCAAGGCCCTCCCTTAACCATCTTCACTACCCGGGTCAATCCCAACTCAACCCACCACCCGTCTGATACTCCGTCACCCGGGTTTCGAAGAAGTTCTTCTCCTTGCGGAAGCCGATCTGTTCCTCCCACCAGGGCAGGACTTCGGCTTCGCTTTCTGGGTACGGCGGTTGGATGAGGCGACGTTTACCGCCAGCCGCAGACTTCACGCCGTGCGTGCCAATTGTCTGTCTGCTCGTCCACGGCCCTGATGATATCCTGGACTGCATCGACCGCCGTTTCCTCGAAATAGGCTTCCCCACATTGCAAGCACACCCATGCGGGGACGTTGTCGAAGCTGACATGCACGTCTTTACGATCGATATGCAATGGTGCATGCCCACGCACCATTTCACCCTGACAATACATGCATTTCATGACTTGATTCTCACTCTGAAGTCCTTGGACCATTGCTTCCCATCCGGGATATATGCCGTGATCACCGCCAGATATTCGTCCTTCGGTGCACAGACGACATGAATAGGACGTCCGTCCACGCCTCTACCCAACATGAGACAACTGTGGCCTCTGGCATCTTCGGGATAGTCCTCTATGATTTCCCCCTTCCTTCACGACCTTGCGAACATCCGCGGTAGCAATCATTCGATCCGGCCGCGACATCTGGCGCACTGCATGCGGCAAAAAGAGCATCCGCTGCGAAGCCCGCTCTCGGATCAACTGGCGGAATTCCGTGTTGCGGTCATTGCGCATCAATATCCGCAGCGGTAGCTGTCAATCCCAACTCAACGCCCCACCCGTCTGATACTCCGTCACCCGGGTCTCGAAGAAGTTCTTCTCCTTGCGGAAGCCGATCTGTTCCTCCCACCAGGGCAGGACCTCGGCTTCGCTTTCCGGGTAGAGAGGGGTTAGCCCCAAGTCGAGCAGGCGGCGGTTGGCGAGATAGCGCACGTGGCGCAGATGGAGCTCCAGATCGTAACCGAGCATGGGTTTGACGGCGTATTCGGCATAAGCCTGCTCCAGTTCCATCGCCTCGCCCATCAATTTGTGGGCCTGCGATTCGTCGATGCGGGTCTCCGGATGCTCGCGCCACAGGGCCTGGATCAGCGCCTTGCCGAAGGCGACGTGGCCGGACTCGTCGCGGGCGATGTACTGGAGCTGCTCCCCGGTGCGCACCATCAGGCGGCGGCGCTGCAAGGAGAAGATGGGGCAGAAGTTGGCCATGAACCAGACGCCCTCGAAGATCATGTAGTAGAAGAACAGGCCGCGGACGTAATCGGTAAGATCGCCGCCCTGCCCCTGAAGCGCGTGAGTCTGGGCGTTGCTGTATTCGAACTTGGCGCGGATCTGCGGCACCTTCTGGTACAGCAGGTAGATCTCGTCCTCGTCGAAGTTGAGGGACTCGATGATGTGCTGGTAGCTCATCGAGTGGATGGTTTCCTGGTGCATC comes from Methylomarinovum caldicuralii and encodes:
- a CDS encoding ribonucleotide-diphosphate reductase subunit beta, with protein sequence MLNWDDPLEQIKQRKQPTADTKVHFEPVAADREAAAAVDGEKRLVGGSDLTANIAPIKYHWAWDAYIKSQRNFWLPTEIGMGEDLMTLGKLNDNERHTFFTTFATLTTADALHQRNLALAVYERITAPEVGMAVIAQMHQETIHSMSYQHIIESLNFDEDEIYLLYQKVPQIRAKFEYSNAQTHALQGQGGDLTDYVRGLFFYYMIFEGVWFMANFCPIFSLQRRRLMVRTGEQLQYIARDESGHVAFGKALIQALWREHPETRIDESQAHKLMGEAMELEQAYAEYAVKPMLGYDLELHLRHVRYLANRRLLDLGLTPLYPESEAEVLPWWEEQIGFRKEKNFFETRVTEYQTGGALSWD